The Halococcus hamelinensis 100A6 nucleotide sequence GTGGTGAACAGTACCGCGAACTCAACGAGGCTATCAAAAACGATGACTACGACCTCGTCGTGGTTCACGAGATCTCACGACTCTCGAGGCTCGGTGCTGGCGAAATTCATCGATTTATCCAACGTTGCATGGAACGAGGGACAGTCGTTGAGTCGCTCGACCTCGGCCTCTCGATTCACGTCGAGGACTCACCCATCCAGCGAACCATCTACACCATGATCGCCAGCATCATGGGCGACCTCGCGAAGATCGAGCACGAACAGGACCTTCTCCGTATCCAATCAGGGATCCGAGCCGCCCAGCAGGCTGGGAGGTGGACCGGCCGGCCACCGCGAGGCTTCGTGACCGACGAGAATGGTGTTCTCCACGTTGATATCGAGGAATTTCTCAAAACTCGCGAGGCGCTTCTCCGTCTCAAGCACGGTGAACGGAAATTGGTCGTCGCTGAAAGGTCGGGGATCCCACGGAGTACGCTCGTTGGACTGTTCAGAGACGAACAACGTCGCGCTATCTATCTCGATGGTGTAGCTACTGACGAGCGTCTCAATCGTGCTCTCGCCGAATTTCGGGCCTTCTCGGACTTGGCACCAAACGAATCAAAAAGGAGGTTCAACTGATGGTTCCCTCAATCACTTGCTCAAGAGCTCTGTTGGAGCAAATGCGACCGTGAGAAACGATTATACAAGTTTGGAGAGGTGATGTGAGTGTGAGCAACGAGTTTGTGTACCCCTCCGTCGATCTGATTCTCAGTCATGTTGGAAACCAGTCTACCAGGTTGCATATATGTAGGTCAATCAAACCCAATGCCGTTCCGACCAGTATCGCTGCCACCAGTAGGTAATATATGAACAGGTCATATGCAAGGGTGTACTCAAATGCAAATTCACCACGAGTCCATCCTAAAAAGTCAAAAAACCTCTGGAGTGGCGAACCCTCCACACCTCTTTCTAGTTGTAGGTCTTCCCGCTCCGATTCGTCAAAGAATTTGCTATAAAAATCCACCGAAGACATCCTATCATTAACGAGTCGATCTAATTGCTCATGAATTCCTCTGACCCGGCGCAAGACCACTAAACCATAGACAGAGACCAGCGACAGAAGGAATGTGAAAGCTGTAGTTGAATCAACGCTAGCTGGAAGTCTGTAGTATATTGTGGCTCCAAGCGCAATCACAAAGGCAATAGTTCTAAACATATCGCGTGACAACCCGTCAATTAGCTGCGATCGAAGATCAGAGAATCTGCTGTTGGTTTCGAATACACTGTCGATCAATTCCTGGCGAAACTCAAAGAAGTCATCTGTCGTTTGTTCGACATAGTATTGGTAGTTCGATTTGGTCGATCCATGAATCTCGCTTATATTTGCGACGACATCTGACAGATTTTGAGCGAACAGCGTAGCGACGTTTCTCACAATTGGCATGCGAGTCTCTGGCTCACTGCCTTCTATGTACGTCCATTCAAACAAGGAGCGGAAATTCTCAATATCAAGCTGCTCAATCCGGAACGTTTCATCTGAACCATCGGCATTACGAACAGCGACCTCCTCAGAAAAAACTTGGATACCACCTTCAATAAGCTGCTTTCCACTAATCTGTAATCCCCACATGGTCCCGTCCTGTTGTGCACTACTGGTAATCGATAGCATCGAAAATAGAACAGCATGACGCTTGAATAGGGTCTCAATCTGTTCGGCCTCTTCACCTGTGGATTGTGGGTCGAATTTGAAGAAAGATGGTGGAAGGTATACGTCTGAGATGTTTTCAATAAGTGATTGTCTCGCCACAGAATCCATGAGATTCTTCCAAGCAGCGCGGCGGCTTCTTGGCCACTCTGAGATTTGGTCTATTGAGCTCAATCCTGTAATGGCGAAATCTCCGTTATAGGCTATTGAATCGAAATCGTATATCACGAAGACAAGACGATCTTCTTCGCTAAGATACTCTCTTTTGAAATTCTCAGGTGACACGTTAGAAAGGTCTTCCTCAAAAAAGTTGAACGAGAAATAGAAATACACACTCGTATCTTCGAAACCATACTCTTCTTCTAGCTTTTCCACAATTCCTCGCTTCTCGATGCCGAAATCAACGCTGAGGTCTATGTCTTCTCGAGGAATTAGTAACTGTAACACATCAATTAGATCATCTACACTCCGAAGACGGTCATTTGAAATGCTACGAATGGCATCTTCGACCTGATCATCATCGTATAAGTCGCTGATATTATATTCACTGCCAGAGACAAGATCAGACTGTATAATATCCAGACTCACATCCCAATCTACATTGTACTGGTCTTCACCACCATCAATATCTATCCCGAAGGAGCCGGGACTGAACGACTCTGAGAGCCTTTCAACATTCTCAATCAGCTCTGGTATTTGCTCTTCGTTAATTTGCTCCGGGTTCAGTGAATACTCACGATTCCTCTCTGTTGCTGACTCTCTCCATCTTTCTAAGAAGTCTGAAAGCTCAGCGTCTAAATTGGGTGTTGAATTTCCCAAACTCATCCTCGGAAATCTTGATCAAGAGAATCCCCTCTAACAGTAATAATATATTCACCGTTTTCGTACTCAGGCTCCTGTACGGTTACTCTGTCCTCACTCACATCCGACATTTTCACCTTGACTTCTATACCATCAAGATTATACACAACATACTTTGTGGTGTTATTAGGGTCGATCTGAACTTCGCTCTCACCCTCTTCATGCAGCATAGCGTCAACTTCTTCCTCGTTATATTCTTCTCCAAGTGCTTGTTCCGCCGCATCATGGACGATTTCGCCATCTGCTATTCCGTCTGAGCCTTGGATAGTTGTCCTAGCTTCTTGTACCTCTCCAGGATTAAGTACAGAGTCTGACCGATCCTGTTTTATGCCAGATAACCCTTCTAGAATTGTCTGACTCTGCTCTCGACTTCCACTGCTCGTGACGCACCCCATGAATTCCTCAAAGTAATCCGAGTCGGCGTCCTCTTGAAGAAACTTCACGTCGCCATCCAAGTTGAATACATTGTCCTGATCGATAGGATCGAATATAGGATATGTACAACCTTTTTGAAGCTCTTCTGTAGGAGGGAATGCGTCCTCAATCTCCTCATATTCTAATCGTCTGGTATCTCGGTCTAAAATCGGCCTTTCTTCACTTTGCACGACATCAAGTTTAAGAATGCCGATGAATGGCTCGTCATTATTGATTGCTTGGATTATGAAAAGGTAGCCTCTGGAAGTTCGACCGTCCATAT carries:
- a CDS encoding recombinase family protein gives rise to the protein MVQSAAIYARVSTPEQHPQRQLNECREHIVSKFPEITSIETYTDIISGVAKHGGEQYRELNEAIKNDDYDLVVVHEISRLSRLGAGEIHRFIQRCMERGTVVESLDLGLSIHVEDSPIQRTIYTMIASIMGDLAKIEHEQDLLRIQSGIRAAQQAGRWTGRPPRGFVTDENGVLHVDIEEFLKTREALLRLKHGERKLVVAERSGIPRSTLVGLFRDEQRRAIYLDGVATDERLNRALAEFRAFSDLAPNESKRRFN
- a CDS encoding nucleoid-associated protein, translated to MVININAISFSPVAHDIESGDDDDWVVSTRTADVDDRVIGIFVGYLSRVINKEDTGKVTVGHFSNSSGDEDVRDETQERLNRLRELELDDEDSSNYREFEEVADSLKNRLISHMDGRTSRGYLFIIQAINNDEPFIGILKLDVVQSEERPILDRDTRRLEYEEIEDAFPPTEELQKGCTYPIFDPIDQDNVFNLDGDVKFLQEDADSDYFEEFMGCVTSSGSREQSQTILEGLSGIKQDRSDSVLNPGEVQEARTTIQGSDGIADGEIVHDAAEQALGEEYNEEEVDAMLHEEGESEVQIDPNNTTKYVVYNLDGIEVKVKMSDVSEDRVTVQEPEYENGEYIITVRGDSLDQDFRG